One stretch of Acidobacteriota bacterium DNA includes these proteins:
- a CDS encoding TonB-dependent receptor, whose protein sequence is MKRRLSNFLPATLTLLLVIAAGPVQAGVTGKVSGAVEDGNTGAPVIGATVRVAGTSLATKTDEDGEYFIINVPVGKYDLVATHVGFETVTRKEVRILVDLTTPVDFNLDQIAVELGEAVVVYASEPIIRRDLTASRSIFTADRLKNLPNIVTVQTVLTNYPGVVVDRGEELHVRGGRSGQISYYFDGFSVQDPFVNKAGIRIMPTALEELSLTSGGFTAEYGEALSGVVNAVTREGGHAYRGGLRSYEGFTHTYSVGDADWGQMDRHGNRSLSFDVSGPVPGLDGKRYSFFAAGEYLDKRTHLPHDREASYTTAAKLSLQPTPRLKLKSNVTFFDSNGDLYTHRDVNGRSYDFNLDGLPSFEKRAYLAGVSGNYHFNERTILSAAFNRFSTRTLTAPGHLMDVHWSRWPGYSEDADGTYDGTIHEDNYGNNPDNSDPYEIFGFTTGDDFEPTYSFRETKYSSLSGSLVKQVDKNNQVKAGFEYRQYDIAKDFRQFYNTKPYYETYEANPLYASCFLQDKIEYAAFVVNVGLRYDYRDADIEYNSTPEDTVAHYKDADPKSRWSPRLGVSFPVSTKTVMHFNYGVYYQMPTFRFLYFNPEGDISSGLPLLGNPDLAPEQTASYELGLDHLIGDDIRLDATAYYKDIKDLVSARSFRVSTITVTRFTNDDYGSVKGFDVSLEKLPGDAHWSGSVSYGYMLASGNGSNALEPYYNLNTSDTILPVTEYPLDFDQRHTVTAMADWHVPPQWSGNLFGLKLPGAWGFSMVGYYGSGLPYTKTDADGNRFGERNEGRLPAYYSVDMRFNKDFRTGASQILTFFVEVDNVFNRRNVIDVFSRTGLPDNDAVSVSGSLATNQEEIDEANRLYDHDPQHYSPPRTIRTGFELSF, encoded by the coding sequence TTGAAAAGACGGTTGTCAAACTTCCTTCCCGCAACCCTGACACTTCTGCTGGTGATCGCGGCAGGACCGGTGCAAGCCGGTGTGACCGGCAAAGTCTCGGGTGCGGTGGAGGACGGAAACACAGGGGCGCCGGTAATCGGAGCGACGGTTCGCGTTGCGGGCACCAGCCTGGCCACCAAGACTGACGAGGACGGAGAGTACTTCATTATCAACGTCCCGGTGGGTAAGTACGACCTGGTCGCCACCCACGTCGGTTTTGAAACGGTCACCCGGAAGGAAGTACGAATACTCGTCGATCTAACAACTCCGGTCGACTTCAATCTCGACCAAATAGCGGTCGAGTTGGGGGAGGCGGTGGTCGTGTACGCGTCCGAGCCGATTATTCGGCGGGACCTGACGGCGTCGCGCAGCATTTTCACGGCTGATCGGTTGAAGAACCTGCCCAATATCGTCACCGTTCAGACCGTGTTGACCAACTACCCGGGAGTGGTGGTCGACCGCGGCGAAGAACTGCACGTGCGCGGCGGGCGGTCCGGTCAGATTTCATACTACTTCGACGGGTTCTCGGTACAGGATCCGTTCGTGAACAAAGCCGGCATTCGGATTATGCCGACCGCTCTCGAGGAGCTTTCGCTGACTTCCGGCGGGTTCACCGCTGAGTACGGCGAGGCCCTTTCGGGCGTGGTTAACGCGGTTACGCGAGAGGGAGGCCATGCCTACCGCGGCGGCCTGCGGTCCTACGAGGGCTTCACGCACACGTACTCCGTCGGCGACGCCGACTGGGGCCAAATGGACCGGCACGGCAACCGGTCGCTCAGCTTCGACGTCTCCGGGCCGGTGCCGGGACTTGACGGCAAACGATATTCTTTCTTCGCCGCCGGCGAGTACCTGGACAAGCGGACACACCTTCCCCATGACCGGGAGGCAAGCTACACGACGGCGGCCAAGCTGTCGTTGCAGCCGACGCCCAGGTTGAAACTAAAGTCGAACGTGACGTTCTTCGACTCCAATGGCGACCTGTACACGCATCGAGACGTCAACGGGCGGTCGTATGACTTCAACCTTGACGGTTTGCCGTCATTCGAAAAGCGAGCCTACCTGGCCGGCGTGTCCGGAAACTACCATTTCAACGAACGTACCATCCTGTCGGCCGCGTTCAACCGGTTTTCGACGCGCACGCTCACGGCGCCGGGACACCTGATGGACGTTCACTGGAGCCGGTGGCCGGGCTATTCAGAGGATGCGGACGGCACCTACGACGGGACCATCCACGAGGACAACTACGGTAACAACCCGGACAACTCCGATCCCTATGAGATATTCGGCTTTACCACCGGCGATGACTTCGAACCGACCTACTCGTTTCGCGAGACGAAGTACAGTTCGTTGAGCGGCAGCCTGGTCAAGCAGGTCGACAAGAACAACCAGGTCAAGGCGGGATTCGAATACCGCCAGTATGACATCGCCAAGGACTTCCGGCAGTTCTATAATACCAAGCCCTACTACGAGACGTACGAGGCCAACCCGTTGTACGCGTCGTGCTTCCTCCAGGACAAGATTGAGTACGCCGCCTTCGTCGTCAATGTCGGGCTCCGTTACGACTATCGTGACGCCGACATCGAGTACAACTCCACACCGGAGGACACGGTGGCGCACTACAAGGACGCCGATCCCAAGTCCAGGTGGTCGCCGCGCCTGGGCGTCTCGTTCCCCGTCTCGACGAAGACGGTGATGCACTTCAACTACGGAGTGTACTACCAGATGCCGACCTTCAGGTTTCTGTACTTCAACCCCGAAGGCGACATCTCCTCCGGCCTGCCGCTGTTGGGCAATCCGGACCTGGCTCCCGAGCAGACCGCCTCCTATGAACTGGGTCTCGATCACCTGATCGGCGACGACATCCGCCTGGACGCCACGGCATACTACAAGGACATAAAGGACCTGGTGTCGGCCCGGTCGTTCAGGGTCAGTACGATCACCGTGACGCGGTTCACCAACGACGATTACGGCTCAGTCAAGGGATTTGACGTTTCTCTGGAGAAGCTGCCCGGCGACGCCCACTGGAGCGGGTCCGTTTCGTACGGTTATATGCTGGCCAGCGGCAACGGGTCCAATGCCCTGGAGCCGTACTACAACCTGAACACCTCGGACACTATCCTGCCGGTCACCGAGTACCCGCTTGACTTCGACCAGCGGCACACGGTCACGGCCATGGCGGACTGGCACGTCCCACCGCAGTGGAGCGGCAACCTGTTCGGGTTGAAATTGCCGGGTGCCTGGGGTTTCTCCATGGTTGGCTACTACGGCTCCGGTCTGCCTTACACCAAGACCGATGCCGACGGCAACCGGTTCGGAGAACGCAACGAAGGCCGGCTGCCCGCCTACTACAGTGTCGATATGCGCTTTAACAAGGACTTCCGGACGGGCGCCAGCCAGATCCTGACCTTCTTTGTTGAGGTAGATAACGTCTTCAACCGGCGCAACGTGATCGACGTTTTCAGCCGCACCGGTCTTCCTGACAACGACGCCGTGTCTGTCTCCGGCAGCCTGGCGACCAATCAGGAGGAGATCGATGAGGCCAACCGGTTGTATGATCACGACCCACAGCATTATTCCCCGCCGCGGACTATCAGAACGGGGTTTGAGCTAAGCTTTTGA
- a CDS encoding PorV/PorQ family protein, with product MKKIVVFLLVFALVGTASAEQSKVGSAGAQFLKIGVGSRYQAMGEASVACANDVYAMYWNPAGLAEIENAAVSFTNVNWILDVDLNYVAIAKNFEDVGVFGASATVLSMDEQEVTRADMPEGTGERYDAGSYAIGVSFARHLTNKFAFGASFKYVGEKIYLEESRGFAFDFGTLLYTGFRSLRLGMSISNMGPELQFSGPDVRYDELLGDGANDPFDAQLKTTPYDLPLVFRVGVAYDLEMAQNSVLTVSAEMKHPNDNNQQGGIGAEYGFAEKFFLRGGYKLNYEEETLSFGGGLRTSVGSDASLVIDYSWQDFGRLNSAQRFSVGFAF from the coding sequence GTGAAAAAAATAGTCGTTTTTCTGCTGGTGTTCGCCCTGGTGGGGACAGCCTCCGCTGAACAGTCGAAGGTTGGTTCCGCCGGAGCGCAGTTTCTCAAGATCGGTGTCGGCTCCCGGTACCAGGCGATGGGGGAGGCCTCGGTGGCTTGTGCCAACGACGTGTACGCGATGTACTGGAACCCGGCCGGCCTGGCTGAGATTGAAAACGCCGCCGTCAGCTTTACCAACGTCAACTGGATCCTCGACGTCGACCTGAACTATGTGGCCATCGCCAAGAACTTCGAGGACGTCGGTGTCTTCGGCGCCTCGGCGACGGTGCTGTCGATGGACGAACAGGAGGTCACGCGGGCGGATATGCCCGAGGGTACGGGGGAGCGCTACGACGCCGGTTCCTATGCCATCGGAGTCTCTTTCGCGCGTCACCTGACCAACAAGTTCGCCTTCGGCGCCTCCTTCAAGTACGTCGGCGAAAAGATCTACCTGGAGGAATCGAGAGGCTTCGCCTTTGACTTCGGAACCCTTCTGTACACGGGCTTCCGCTCGCTGCGTCTGGGCATGAGCATCTCCAACATGGGACCGGAACTGCAGTTTTCCGGGCCCGACGTGCGCTACGACGAACTGCTGGGTGACGGTGCCAACGATCCGTTTGACGCTCAACTGAAGACAACGCCTTACGACTTGCCCCTCGTGTTTCGGGTCGGTGTTGCCTACGACCTCGAGATGGCTCAGAACTCCGTTCTGACCGTCTCGGCCGAGATGAAGCACCCTAACGACAACAATCAGCAGGGCGGCATCGGCGCGGAGTACGGTTTCGCCGAGAAGTTCTTCCTGCGCGGCGGCTACAAGCTGAACTACGAGGAGGAAACACTCTCCTTCGGCGGCGGCTTGCGAACCTCGGTCGGCTCGGATGCTTCGCTCGTAATCGACTATTCCTGGCAGGACTTCGGGCGGCTGAATTCCGCGCAGCGGTTTTCCGTCGGCTTTGCCTTCTAA
- a CDS encoding DNA recombination protein RmuC: MEITSLVIVAVVLLNLALALWLIARVSRLSRTADTSRVDTAMQLLKAELIGRQAESLTALRESIDSANRIVNERLAEGASAIDRRMSTFGEIENKLGQLTEQAAGIASVGKNVQMLSELLRPPRSRGRVGELMLENLLGQILPRSLYETQYRFPDGLRVDAVVRLGDRLLPVDAKFPLESYERLVAQPDDAGARREFTRTLKKHVDAIASRYLKPGEQTTDFAVMYIPAEAVYYQLIADKDGSAFEYALSKKIIPSSPGHFYGFLASVAAVYSEVSLAQASVERGNRWLVTGINELTETSVRLERLHERMEASLRSLTAALEKSRSELRQIRLNLEKLGRPEDLPGEPVAVSDRQDTAD, translated from the coding sequence ATGGAGATCACCAGCCTCGTAATCGTTGCCGTTGTCCTGCTCAATCTGGCTCTGGCCCTGTGGCTGATCGCGCGCGTGAGCCGCCTTTCGCGCACGGCGGACACGTCCCGCGTTGACACCGCGATGCAACTGCTGAAGGCTGAGTTGATCGGCCGGCAGGCCGAATCACTGACGGCGCTGCGCGAATCTATTGATTCGGCCAACCGAATCGTCAACGAACGACTCGCCGAAGGCGCCAGCGCCATCGACAGGCGCATGTCCACTTTCGGCGAAATCGAAAACAAGCTCGGCCAACTTACCGAGCAGGCAGCCGGCATTGCCTCCGTCGGCAAGAACGTCCAGATGCTCTCCGAATTGTTGCGACCGCCGCGATCCCGCGGCAGAGTGGGCGAGCTGATGCTCGAGAACCTGCTGGGGCAGATTCTTCCCCGCTCCCTCTACGAGACACAGTACCGGTTCCCCGACGGTCTGCGCGTCGACGCGGTGGTAAGGTTGGGGGACAGGCTCCTGCCGGTCGACGCCAAGTTCCCGCTGGAATCCTATGAACGGCTGGTAGCGCAACCGGACGACGCTGGCGCCCGGAGAGAGTTTACGCGGACGCTGAAAAAGCACGTGGACGCCATTGCCTCCCGGTATCTCAAGCCGGGCGAGCAGACGACGGATTTCGCCGTCATGTATATCCCGGCCGAGGCCGTTTACTATCAGCTTATCGCCGACAAGGACGGCTCGGCGTTTGAATACGCCCTGTCGAAGAAAATCATTCCCAGTTCTCCGGGACACTTCTACGGCTTTCTCGCCTCCGTGGCTGCCGTTTACTCCGAGGTGAGCCTGGCCCAGGCTTCCGTCGAGCGCGGCAACCGCTGGCTGGTTACAGGCATTAACGAACTCACGGAAACGTCGGTTCGCCTGGAACGGCTTCACGAGCGTATGGAGGCTTCACTTCGGTCGCTGACGGCTGCTCTCGAGAAGTCCCGATCCGAATTGCGACAGATTCGGCTGAACCTGGAGAAGTTGGGGCGGCCGGAAGACCTGCCGGGAGAGCCCGTCGCCGTTTCCGACCGCCAGGACACTGCCGATTGA
- the sthA gene encoding Si-specific NAD(P)(+) transhydrogenase, producing MVQRDFDLIVIGSGPAGEKAAIQAAKMHRSVAIVERESVQGGVCLHTGTIPSKTLRETVVYMSGLRQRSVYGLAAAMRTDLTVRELMYRKGQVVQQELDVIAQNMARHRIEVIHGTGEIVDPHTVLVHGRNGGTRSLTGEAIIISTGTRSYRPPDIDFDGPYIYDAESIIDLDRIPDRLTIIGGGVIGCEYASIFSHIGVKVTIVDLRTRLLSFLDHELGDALMYLMRKYGVSFVLADVSEKISVEGDEVVTLTRAGRRIVADRLLYAAGRCGNTEALGLEGLGIRTDDLGLIKVNEKYQTAVPNVFAVGDVIGFPSLASVSMDQGRLAAVHAFRSDDIACLNNLLPFGIWTIPEVAILGETEESLAAQGHEYEVGTARYFELARGQIINDHDGLLKLIFDIDAGRLLGVHIIGERANELIHIGQAVMTYGGTIDYFVDTVFNYPTLTEAYKVAALDGLSRLAFRASRASSRRVAD from the coding sequence ATGGTCCAGCGAGACTTCGATCTCATCGTCATCGGATCGGGGCCGGCCGGTGAGAAGGCGGCTATACAGGCTGCCAAGATGCACAGGTCGGTGGCCATTGTCGAGCGGGAATCGGTGCAGGGGGGCGTCTGCCTGCACACCGGAACCATTCCGTCGAAGACCCTCAGGGAAACCGTTGTCTACATGTCCGGGTTGCGGCAGCGCTCGGTTTACGGCCTCGCGGCGGCAATGAGAACAGATCTCACCGTCCGGGAGTTGATGTATCGTAAAGGGCAGGTGGTCCAGCAGGAGCTGGACGTTATCGCGCAGAATATGGCCCGCCACCGCATTGAGGTCATTCACGGCACCGGGGAAATCGTCGATCCACATACGGTTCTCGTGCACGGCCGCAACGGCGGCACCCGCAGCCTGACCGGAGAAGCCATCATCATCTCTACCGGCACCCGATCATATCGACCGCCTGATATCGACTTTGACGGCCCGTATATATACGACGCGGAGTCGATTATAGACCTCGACCGCATCCCCGACCGACTCACGATCATCGGCGGGGGCGTCATCGGCTGCGAGTACGCCTCGATCTTCTCGCATATCGGCGTCAAGGTCACGATCGTGGATCTGCGAACGCGCCTGTTGTCGTTTTTGGATCACGAACTCGGCGATGCCCTGATGTACCTTATGCGCAAGTACGGTGTGTCCTTTGTGCTCGCGGACGTCTCTGAGAAGATCTCGGTGGAGGGCGACGAGGTTGTCACGCTGACGAGAGCCGGCCGCCGAATAGTCGCCGACCGCCTGCTGTACGCTGCCGGTCGGTGCGGCAACACTGAAGCCCTCGGGCTCGAGGGGCTGGGGATACGGACGGACGACCTGGGTCTTATCAAGGTCAACGAGAAGTACCAGACGGCGGTGCCGAACGTTTTTGCGGTCGGTGACGTCATCGGGTTCCCGTCACTGGCTTCCGTGTCGATGGACCAGGGGCGTCTTGCGGCAGTGCACGCCTTCAGGTCGGACGACATTGCCTGTTTGAACAACCTCCTGCCTTTCGGGATCTGGACAATTCCCGAGGTCGCCATTCTGGGCGAGACCGAGGAATCGCTGGCCGCCCAAGGGCACGAGTACGAGGTGGGCACGGCCCGATACTTTGAGCTGGCCCGCGGCCAGATCATCAACGATCACGATGGTCTGCTCAAGCTGATCTTTGACATTGATGCAGGCCGCCTGCTGGGCGTGCATATCATAGGTGAGCGGGCTAACGAGCTAATCCACATCGGCCAGGCGGTGATGACTTACGGCGGCACCATCGATTACTTTGTCGATACGGTGTTCAACTACCCGACCCTGACCGAGGCGTACAAGGTAGCCGCTCTGGACGGCCTGTCGCGCCTGGCCTTCCGCGCGTCCCGGGCTAGTTCTCGTCGAGTCGCTGATTGA
- the recR gene encoding recombination mediator RecR — translation MFDSAGSVERLVNWLSRLPGIGRKSAVRLAFYILKLSREEACELADLIREVKDKVSFCSVCNNVSETDPCRVCTDANRNRSVICVVEEATDAAAMDKVEGYNGLFHVLGGRLSPLDGIGPDDLKIEGLITRLKDGVTEIILATNPNVEGEATAAYLSGLIKPMSVKVTRIARGLPVGSDLEYADSVTLSRALDGRQEL, via the coding sequence ATGTTTGACTCCGCGGGATCCGTAGAACGGCTCGTCAACTGGCTGTCCCGCCTGCCCGGTATCGGGCGCAAGTCGGCCGTCAGGCTGGCCTTCTATATCCTCAAGCTGTCGCGGGAGGAGGCCTGCGAACTGGCTGACCTCATCCGCGAGGTCAAGGACAAGGTCAGTTTCTGCTCCGTCTGCAACAACGTCTCCGAGACCGACCCGTGCCGCGTGTGCACCGACGCCAATCGAAACAGGAGCGTCATCTGCGTGGTGGAGGAGGCAACCGACGCCGCCGCCATGGACAAAGTCGAGGGGTACAACGGCCTGTTTCACGTGCTCGGGGGGCGGCTGTCCCCGCTCGACGGCATAGGCCCCGACGATCTCAAGATCGAGGGACTGATAACCCGCCTCAAGGACGGGGTCACGGAAATCATCCTCGCCACCAACCCGAACGTCGAAGGGGAAGCCACGGCCGCGTATCTTTCCGGATTGATTAAGCCCATGAGCGTCAAAGTAACGAGAATCGCGCGGGGCTTGCCGGTCGGGTCCGACCTCGAGTACGCCGATTCGGTCACTCTGTCACGAGCCCTCGACGGCCGCCAGGAACTATAG
- a CDS encoding YbaB/EbfC family nucleoid-associated protein encodes MTKGGLGDMMKQVQKMQSKMAQVQAELEAAEVEASAGGGMVKVTVNGKNEILSMSIDPEVVNKDDVEMLQDLIMAAVNQAREKVQELQAEQMSALTGGIKIPGISLPF; translated from the coding sequence ATGACAAAGGGCGGTCTGGGCGACATGATGAAACAGGTCCAGAAGATGCAGAGCAAGATGGCCCAGGTGCAGGCCGAGCTCGAAGCCGCAGAGGTGGAGGCCTCCGCCGGCGGCGGCATGGTGAAAGTGACCGTGAATGGCAAGAACGAAATCCTGTCGATGTCCATCGACCCGGAGGTTGTGAACAAGGACGATGTCGAAATGCTCCAGGACCTCATCATGGCAGCCGTCAACCAGGCGCGTGAAAAGGTACAGGAACTGCAAGCTGAACAGATGTCGGCTCTGACGGGCGGCATCAAAATCCCGGGCATAAGCCTTCCCTTTTGA
- the dnaX gene encoding DNA polymerase III subunit gamma/tau produces the protein MSYLVFARKYRPQTFESVVAQEHVTRTLRNALKNDRIGSAYLFCGPRGTGKTTVARILAKATNCVNGPTETPCGECPACVEITAGSSLDVLEIDAASNTGVDDIRTLRENVRYLPTGGKKRIYIIDEVHRLSGSAFDALLKTLEEPPPHVIFVFATTEPLKVPETILSRTQRFDFRRVSVDDLASHLKSIARQENLRVDEASLNLLARKADGSVRDALSLLDQIAAFAGDNISEIDVVSALGLVDRRFLFKFVTSVAKADKAEALHLIKELFEGGVDVGDFVAELLDHLRSLLVLATDENAAELLNLPDAELNEYKTQAVDFTVGDVLRLMKMVADLNADLRSGLDQRLLLEITAVKMAELESTVRLEEVLARISSDAEAPGAAPAEDTGQPDIFAEPSQKKNPLGRAAGQPPVPDETRPTADPSAYSRSINLAQVKAGWENFLAYLRNDNRMLASQLSMAVIRSVQDNELVLVFSGAVEPSLQLVSKPENSGLITRLLREHYKANLRLTVERDRNNSQPAGDHDEGPSAGINSGDLVKRSPRLKKLLKLVDGEIIGVKKIQ, from the coding sequence ATGAGCTACCTGGTATTTGCCCGGAAGTACCGTCCGCAGACGTTCGAGTCCGTTGTGGCACAAGAACATGTCACCCGCACCCTGCGCAACGCGCTGAAGAACGACCGCATCGGCTCAGCCTACCTCTTCTGCGGACCGCGCGGGACGGGCAAGACGACGGTGGCCCGTATCCTGGCCAAGGCCACAAACTGCGTCAACGGTCCCACCGAAACGCCGTGCGGGGAGTGCCCCGCCTGCGTCGAGATCACCGCCGGTTCATCGCTGGACGTCCTGGAAATCGACGCGGCTTCGAACACGGGCGTCGACGACATCAGAACGCTCCGCGAGAACGTCCGGTACCTCCCGACCGGCGGCAAGAAACGGATTTACATAATCGACGAAGTCCATCGCCTCTCCGGCTCGGCTTTCGATGCTTTGCTCAAAACGCTCGAAGAGCCGCCGCCGCACGTGATATTCGTGTTCGCCACGACCGAACCGCTGAAAGTGCCGGAGACAATCCTTTCGCGCACACAGCGATTCGACTTCCGGCGCGTCTCGGTGGACGACCTGGCGTCGCACCTGAAAAGTATCGCCCGGCAGGAAAACCTCCGCGTCGACGAGGCGTCGCTGAACCTGCTGGCGCGCAAGGCTGACGGTTCGGTCCGCGATGCCCTGTCGCTTCTCGACCAGATTGCCGCCTTCGCCGGTGACAACATCTCGGAAATCGACGTTGTCAGCGCCCTGGGCCTGGTGGACCGCAGGTTTCTGTTCAAATTCGTGACGTCCGTGGCAAAGGCGGACAAGGCCGAAGCCCTGCACCTGATCAAGGAGCTCTTTGAGGGCGGCGTAGACGTCGGCGATTTCGTGGCTGAACTGCTGGACCACCTGCGGTCCTTGCTGGTGCTGGCCACCGACGAGAACGCGGCCGAGCTGCTGAACCTGCCGGACGCGGAATTGAACGAGTATAAGACCCAGGCGGTGGACTTCACGGTGGGAGATGTCCTGCGCCTGATGAAGATGGTCGCTGACCTCAATGCCGACCTCAGATCCGGTCTGGACCAGCGTCTGCTTCTCGAAATCACGGCCGTGAAGATGGCTGAACTGGAATCAACGGTGCGACTGGAAGAAGTGCTGGCCCGAATCTCGTCGGACGCGGAAGCGCCGGGGGCCGCCCCGGCCGAGGATACCGGTCAACCCGATATATTCGCCGAACCTTCTCAAAAAAAAAATCCCTTAGGTCGAGCGGCTGGACAGCCGCCCGTCCCGGATGAGACCCGGCCGACCGCCGATCCGTCCGCCTACTCCCGGTCGATCAATCTTGCGCAGGTGAAGGCCGGCTGGGAGAATTTCCTGGCCTACCTGCGAAACGACAACCGGATGCTGGCATCCCAGTTGAGCATGGCCGTTATCCGTTCAGTTCAGGATAATGAGCTGGTCCTTGTCTTTTCCGGGGCCGTGGAACCGTCACTGCAACTGGTCAGCAAGCCGGAGAACAGCGGCCTGATTACCAGGCTGCTGCGAGAGCACTACAAGGCCAACCTGCGCCTTACGGTTGAGAGGGACCGCAACAACTCGCAACCTGCCGGGGATCACGACGAGGGCCCGTCCGCCGGGATCAACTCCGGGGACCTGGTCAAGCGATCCCCGCGTCTGAAGAAACTGTTGAAACTGGTCGATGGTGAAATCATAGGTGTAAAAAAAATACAGTAG
- a CDS encoding CBS domain-containing protein: protein MLVKTLLDRKPRKIITIGAIAAIDEAMDLLISNRIGCLPVVDNEGKLVGIISDKDIFKKVYETKGDYHSLKVGDVMTADLIIGLLEDEITYIAGIMDKNWIRHVPIVEGERLVGLVSLGDIIQVQTEATEVENRYLQMYMDSLHRRDMSGD, encoded by the coding sequence ATGCTCGTAAAAACCCTCCTGGATCGCAAGCCAAGGAAGATCATTACTATCGGTGCCATCGCCGCGATTGATGAGGCGATGGATCTACTCATCAGCAACAGGATCGGGTGTCTGCCGGTGGTCGACAATGAAGGCAAGCTCGTCGGTATTATCAGCGACAAGGACATCTTCAAGAAGGTCTACGAAACAAAGGGGGACTACCACTCGCTGAAGGTCGGCGACGTGATGACGGCCGACCTGATTATCGGGTTGCTCGAAGATGAGATCACGTACATCGCCGGGATCATGGACAAGAACTGGATACGCCACGTCCCCATTGTCGAAGGGGAGCGTCTGGTCGGTCTGGTCTCGCTGGGGGATATCATTCAGGTACAGACGGAAGCCACCGAGGTGGAGAATCGGTATCTCCAGATGTACATGGACAGCCTCCACCGGCGCGATATGTCGGGCGATTGA
- a CDS encoding EamA family transporter — MVLFTGGMNWSSVFLLLPVVFWGFSYIAIKVVLRELEPVEMISVRFLLAAPTLYLIIRAKGLRVWPVRMKGRLIVAAGIVFLHFWVMAVGMKETSASNTAWILTTAPIFIAGLSWVYLKESFNTFQWAGLLLACSGVFALVYNGDSVNLGWINSRGDVIVLGSCVTWAFYTVATREITAKVNPLVATFYMTGIAGLVFVPYTLVVTGPGKFVGVQTTTAVSLAFLGVFCLAFAFWLWSEGLKRQPAAEVGVWLYVEPLITMVGAWMLLSEPITVWLLVGALLISLGVCVAQRYGRTKLVEHDA, encoded by the coding sequence GTGGTGCTGTTTACTGGCGGGATGAACTGGTCGTCCGTCTTCCTCCTGCTCCCGGTTGTCTTCTGGGGCTTTTCGTACATCGCCATAAAAGTCGTCTTGCGGGAGCTGGAACCGGTCGAAATGATATCCGTACGCTTTCTGCTGGCGGCGCCGACGCTCTACCTGATAATCCGGGCGAAAGGGCTGCGGGTGTGGCCGGTTCGGATGAAGGGCAGACTTATCGTGGCCGCCGGGATCGTATTCCTTCACTTCTGGGTCATGGCCGTCGGTATGAAGGAGACGTCGGCTTCCAACACGGCATGGATTCTGACCACCGCTCCGATATTCATAGCCGGTCTTTCGTGGGTGTACCTGAAAGAGAGTTTCAACACCTTCCAGTGGGCCGGTCTGCTTCTTGCCTGCAGCGGCGTGTTTGCGCTCGTATACAACGGTGATTCCGTGAATCTCGGGTGGATCAACTCACGGGGTGACGTGATCGTGCTCGGCTCGTGTGTGACGTGGGCGTTTTACACTGTGGCCACGAGGGAAATCACGGCCAAAGTGAACCCCTTGGTGGCGACCTTCTACATGACCGGCATCGCCGGTCTGGTGTTCGTGCCGTACACGCTGGTCGTGACCGGCCCGGGCAAGTTCGTCGGCGTGCAGACGACCACGGCCGTCAGCCTGGCCTTTCTCGGCGTCTTTTGTCTGGCCTTCGCGTTCTGGCTCTGGTCGGAGGGGCTTAAGCGGCAGCCGGCGGCCGAGGTGGGGGTCTGGCTGTACGTTGAGCCTCTGATTACGATGGTGGGGGCCTGGATGCTTCTGAGTGAACCGATAACGGTCTGGTTGCTGGTCGGCGCCCTGCTGATCTCTCTTGGCGTATGTGTCGCCCAGCGCTATGGAAGAACAAAACTCGTGGAGCACGACGCATGA